The Rubricoccus marinus nucleotide sequence TCCCACATCGGGGAAATCCTCAAGTTGGCAAGGGGTGGATCCATCCGACCTGCACACGGTCTACACATCCGCGCGGCCGTCGGCCTCGCCTCCCTCTCTTCCCCCCATTCTGATGAGCGACATGAAAGACCGCGTCGAGGACCGCCTCGACCACGAGCAGGCCGAAGGCCGCAAGGATCAAGCCTCTGGCGCCCTGGACCAGGCGGCAGGCAACATCAAGAAAAACGTCGGTGACCTGATCGGCAATGAGAGCATGGAGGCCGAGGGCCGCATGCAGGAGGCCGGCGGCAAGCTGAAGCGCGAGGCGGGCAACGCTCGCTCCGAGGCTGCCGACGCGGCCGAAGACGCCATCGACTGAGCCCCTCGGCTT carries:
- a CDS encoding CsbD family protein — encoded protein: MKDRVEDRLDHEQAEGRKDQASGALDQAAGNIKKNVGDLIGNESMEAEGRMQEAGGKLKREAGNARSEAADAAEDAID